Proteins encoded in a region of the Agromyces protaetiae genome:
- a CDS encoding RHS repeat-associated core domain-containing protein translates to MARAGQSRVERGCGIESGGRAGWAIAIGSVLCVGLVGGLVSPGWAVEPPGGGAGGVELGSFALGDALEGTIGELDGSFGFGLSAGGVQLGWDSRAAAVDAVGLGGGWSFGLATVRVVGGVWVYPASGGAFAMNASVPSGLDGYSGVDVVFRAAVPGAVVPARADGSVGETPYAFVLHELGGVSTYFDAAGLPVTHTTGEGVRIGTRYWADGSRREHTTESGSTRYYWDGDRLLNDVHDTADGAHGTASYLIGATRHTRSIRPADDAASTSYYGTDRHGNITDLTDHTGTVTTSYAYTDYGIATVTGDQPDQLPAGIGELGHNPFQYAGEYTYRDGSQPLGPRIYDPAQARFTTQDDAPLANLYAYGDLNPITNIDPTGRDAEKDLMHTIVGAVAFGMALFGGLAMVMTPGILFNVFGFIGVAIAFGDTLLAAIQAIEASQRIDIAKDDRAIEIASWAFAAASVVVGFGGAAARWAARGGSKAATTCFELMNCADRLSDGVSSLERRQQQIMRWNTWLANADLDGLAGAAANLTDRATAKTVDNALKHLRFAKSIAATEANTARDFGGNVLEQTRTAVKTVHHSLTYDLKAARVYLSAAETRLRRQARSGLAGTEQARDAFSRVGAMQKEIGGLFAKETTPVPTPAHSSRSSRESSPDRSEASPLLLRSVSPDDSRRPLLDADF, encoded by the coding sequence ATGGCGCGTGCCGGTCAGAGTCGAGTGGAACGTGGCTGCGGGATCGAATCCGGAGGCCGGGCGGGCTGGGCGATCGCCATCGGGTCGGTGCTCTGCGTCGGCCTGGTCGGCGGGCTCGTGTCGCCGGGGTGGGCGGTTGAGCCGCCTGGTGGTGGTGCGGGTGGGGTGGAGTTGGGGTCGTTCGCGCTGGGGGATGCGCTTGAGGGGACGATCGGTGAGTTGGATGGGTCGTTTGGGTTCGGTCTGTCGGCGGGTGGGGTGCAGCTGGGCTGGGATTCGCGTGCGGCGGCGGTCGATGCGGTGGGGCTCGGTGGCGGTTGGTCGTTCGGGTTGGCGACGGTGCGGGTGGTTGGTGGGGTGTGGGTGTATCCGGCGTCGGGTGGGGCGTTCGCGATGAATGCGTCGGTGCCGTCGGGGCTTGATGGGTATTCGGGTGTGGATGTGGTGTTCCGGGCCGCGGTGCCGGGTGCGGTGGTGCCGGCGCGGGCGGACGGGTCGGTGGGTGAGACGCCGTATGCGTTCGTGTTGCATGAGCTGGGTGGGGTGTCGACGTATTTCGACGCGGCGGGGTTGCCGGTCACGCACACCACCGGGGAGGGGGTGCGGATCGGCACCAGGTACTGGGCCGACGGTTCACGCCGCGAGCACACGACCGAATCCGGGTCGACCCGGTACTACTGGGACGGCGACCGGCTCCTCAACGACGTGCATGACACCGCCGACGGCGCGCACGGCACCGCGAGTTACCTGATCGGAGCCACTCGGCACACCCGAAGCATCCGCCCCGCCGATGACGCGGCGAGCACGTCGTACTACGGCACCGACCGACACGGCAACATCACTGACCTGACCGACCACACCGGCACGGTCACCACCTCGTACGCGTACACCGACTACGGCATCGCAACCGTGACCGGCGACCAGCCCGACCAGCTTCCGGCAGGCATCGGCGAGCTCGGCCACAACCCGTTCCAATACGCCGGCGAATACACGTACCGCGACGGCAGCCAACCCCTCGGCCCGCGCATCTACGACCCGGCACAGGCCCGCTTCACCACTCAAGACGACGCACCCCTCGCGAACCTGTACGCCTACGGCGACCTCAACCCGATCACCAACATCGACCCCACCGGACGCGACGCCGAAAAGGACCTGATGCACACCATCGTCGGCGCGGTCGCGTTCGGCATGGCCCTGTTCGGTGGCCTGGCGATGGTCATGACGCCGGGCATACTGTTCAACGTCTTCGGGTTCATCGGTGTCGCGATCGCCTTCGGCGACACCCTGCTTGCGGCCATTCAGGCCATCGAGGCAAGCCAGAGGATCGACATCGCGAAGGATGACCGCGCCATCGAGATCGCCTCCTGGGCGTTCGCCGCCGCGAGCGTCGTCGTCGGCTTCGGGGGTGCGGCCGCCAGGTGGGCGGCGCGCGGCGGCAGCAAAGCCGCGACGACCTGCTTCGAACTCATGAACTGCGCCGATCGCCTGAGCGACGGGGTGAGCAGCCTCGAACGGCGGCAACAGCAGATCATGCGCTGGAACACCTGGCTGGCCAATGCCGATCTGGACGGGCTCGCCGGTGCGGCGGCGAACCTCACGGATCGCGCGACGGCGAAGACCGTCGACAATGCGCTGAAGCATCTGCGCTTCGCGAAATCGATCGCGGCGACCGAGGCGAACACCGCACGTGATTTCGGCGGCAACGTGCTGGAACAGACGCGCACGGCCGTCAAGACCGTGCATCACAGCCTCACGTACGATCTGAAGGCCGCTCGCGTCTACTTGTCTGCGGCTGAGACCCGGCTCCGCAGGCAGGCGAGGTCGGGTCTCGCCGGAACGGAACAGGCGCGCGACGCGTTCAGCCGGGTGGGAGCGATGCAGAAGGAGATCGGTGGCCTGTTCGCCAAGGAGACGACCCCGGTTCCCACGCCAGCCCACTCGTCGCGCAGTTCCAGGGAGTCGTCGCCGGACCGGAGCGAGGCTTCTCCGCTCCTGCTCCGAAGCGTGTCGCCGGACGACAGCCGGCGCCCGCTGCTCGATGCGGACTTCTGA
- a CDS encoding carbohydrate ABC transporter permease, protein MSATTAAPLARRGSRRTPAALWVLLVPFLVMFAAFFVAPIVFAIVDSLFTQRSSGLGLGAPTREFVFLDNYLGALSNPSFIASLGRLVLFAAIEVPLMVVTALGLALLLGAAAARFPRLFRVTYFMPYGVPGVIASLLWGFLYIPATSPVLQFLSSLGIQVNPLSSDAVLFAIANIALWGFAGYNMLILIAALDAIPSELYEAARLDGAGEWRMIWHIKLPLIRPSIVLITLFTIIGTLQLFVEPLVLRPLTTAISSDFTPNLAAYNQAFAQGNPNLAAAMAVIVAVLAFAFSALFLRIVNRKGNRAW, encoded by the coding sequence GTGTCGGCAACCACCGCCGCTCCGCTCGCCCGACGTGGAAGCCGCCGCACCCCCGCTGCCCTGTGGGTGCTGCTCGTGCCGTTCCTCGTCATGTTCGCGGCGTTCTTCGTCGCGCCGATCGTGTTCGCGATCGTCGACAGCCTGTTCACGCAGCGGTCGAGCGGTCTCGGGCTCGGTGCGCCGACGCGCGAGTTCGTGTTCCTCGACAACTACCTCGGCGCGCTGTCGAACCCGTCGTTCATCGCGAGCCTCGGCCGCCTCGTGTTGTTCGCGGCGATCGAGGTGCCGCTCATGGTGGTCACCGCACTCGGCCTGGCGCTGTTGCTCGGTGCCGCGGCCGCGAGATTCCCGCGGTTGTTCCGTGTCACCTACTTCATGCCCTACGGCGTGCCGGGCGTCATCGCCTCGCTGCTGTGGGGCTTCCTGTACATCCCGGCGACGAGCCCCGTATTGCAGTTCCTCAGCAGCCTGGGCATCCAGGTGAACCCGCTGTCGAGCGACGCGGTGCTGTTCGCGATCGCGAACATCGCGCTCTGGGGCTTCGCGGGGTACAACATGCTCATCCTGATCGCGGCGCTCGACGCGATCCCGTCGGAGCTGTACGAGGCCGCGCGCCTCGACGGCGCGGGCGAGTGGCGCATGATCTGGCACATCAAGCTGCCGCTCATCCGGCCGTCGATCGTGCTCATCACGCTGTTCACGATCATCGGCACGCTGCAGCTATTCGTCGAGCCGCTCGTGCTGCGCCCGCTCACGACCGCGATCAGCTCGGACTTCACGCCGAATCTCGCCGCGTACAACCAGGCGTTCGCGCAGGGCAACCCGAACCTGGCGGCGGCCATGGCCGTCATCGTGGCGGTGCTCGCGTTCGCGTTCTCGGCGCTGTTCCTGCGGATCGTCAACCGGAAGGGGAACCGCGCATGGTGA
- a CDS encoding RHS repeat domain-containing protein — MLRADQCRVDRSRERGLGRWGLAVGAVLCAGLVGGLVSPAWAAAPPDGEAGDVQLGSFALGDALEATIGELDGAFGFTVAAGGLRLAWDSRAAATDAVRLGGGWSFGLTTLKVTGGVWVYPPTGGAYPMSATSPSGLEGYPGSDVRFARAEAGAVVPARVDGSVGETSYAYVLHELGGASTYFDAAGFPVAKLVVGGDRLDWRWQAGGSGQLLAAVSPDGSVTSLDWSDPSRLVIVPGSNVTAPVEGSGVGGRWLVELDGGRVSAVSGPGGGSTRVGYDGAGLVERVSTPSGGSTVVEWQASTDGVARVDRVRLVDEVTGAELSVREWGVHGGAVPSGWPFVDASVAVGGAALAVAAPGAPGYEAWLSDGKTRVDSTVDAQRRLTERAVAVTATSGERVVQEQAFEYPEPDASAGAPVAGSKPVAATTVFHDGQGASRSAGESYVFDEFGRMTSRVDRVRNDAGQLDATRTAYEYDLRERLIRSSVHESDAPDSRVVQRTEYVPTVGGDLAAETVITNPDTAEQVSTTRRFEYSEVGELLAIETDGDRRAQQFDADGNLTVSGVGAAYEYDAANRPIVQTTIDGVQIGTRYWADGSRRERTTETGSTRFYWDGATLLNDVHETTDGEGGTASYLIGTSRQARITDTGDGPAVTSYYGTDRHGNVTELLDQDGAIRTWYAYSDYGVPTITGAQSTPLPGGVGELGYNPFQYAAEYTYRDGTQPLGPRTYDPVQARFLTEDAAPLANLYAYGDLNPITNIDPSGRQSEVDTFRLGAVAVGFAMAFVGALAFLASGGFALGALGIVTGVVAGGDAVLAGFEVAHALGKVQWVDKEAVEIASWTFAAVSAALFIGAGVTKIAQSVGKRLDAETLIRRIEGRSIDLQKIGVTELDNAVKAVNDLKFQTHLATVTLTLDAHVGRVLKRFMTLRTNYTNLPDPGNDAARAANYDTFVQKLADIDANLVMYAKDVQKHLTKAQARLSKIDPQGHHAIHAGTVRTALEQADEVLGVKKAVVDIPADAHTDYHVPSADSTPPATRHVSGVGDGKPAPLKRDSSSGEDGGDYTGGW; from the coding sequence ATGCTGCGTGCCGACCAATGTCGAGTCGACCGATCTCGAGAACGCGGGCTCGGGAGGTGGGGGCTCGCCGTCGGCGCCGTGTTGTGCGCCGGGTTGGTCGGGGGTTTGGTCTCGCCGGCGTGGGCGGCGGCGCCGCCCGACGGTGAGGCGGGCGACGTGCAGCTGGGGTCGTTCGCGCTCGGCGACGCGCTCGAGGCGACGATCGGTGAGCTGGACGGGGCGTTCGGGTTCACGGTCGCGGCGGGTGGGTTGCGCCTGGCGTGGGATTCGCGGGCCGCGGCGACCGATGCCGTGCGGTTGGGTGGTGGCTGGTCGTTCGGGTTGACGACGCTCAAGGTGACCGGGGGTGTCTGGGTGTACCCGCCGACCGGTGGGGCGTACCCGATGAGTGCGACGTCGCCTTCGGGGCTGGAAGGGTATCCGGGGTCGGATGTGAGGTTCGCGCGTGCGGAGGCGGGCGCGGTCGTTCCGGCGCGGGTCGATGGGTCGGTCGGCGAGACGTCGTACGCGTACGTGTTGCATGAGCTGGGTGGCGCGTCGACGTATTTCGATGCGGCGGGGTTCCCGGTCGCGAAGCTGGTGGTCGGTGGTGACCGGTTGGATTGGCGCTGGCAGGCTGGGGGGAGCGGCCAGTTGCTTGCCGCGGTGAGCCCTGATGGGTCGGTGACGTCGCTGGATTGGTCGGATCCGTCGCGGCTGGTGATCGTGCCGGGGAGTAATGTGACGGCGCCGGTCGAGGGTTCGGGTGTGGGCGGGCGGTGGCTGGTCGAGCTCGATGGTGGTCGGGTGTCGGCGGTGTCCGGTCCGGGTGGGGGGTCCACTCGGGTCGGGTATGACGGTGCGGGCCTGGTGGAGCGGGTGAGTACGCCGTCGGGTGGGTCGACGGTGGTGGAGTGGCAGGCGTCGACCGATGGTGTGGCGCGGGTGGACCGGGTTCGGCTGGTCGATGAGGTGACCGGTGCCGAGCTGAGCGTGCGCGAGTGGGGTGTGCATGGTGGGGCGGTGCCGAGTGGGTGGCCGTTCGTCGACGCGTCGGTCGCGGTGGGCGGTGCGGCGCTGGCTGTCGCCGCGCCGGGTGCGCCGGGGTATGAGGCGTGGTTGTCGGATGGGAAGACGCGGGTTGATTCCACGGTCGATGCGCAGCGTCGGTTGACGGAGCGTGCGGTTGCGGTGACGGCGACGTCGGGTGAGCGGGTGGTGCAGGAGCAGGCGTTCGAGTATCCCGAGCCGGATGCGTCGGCCGGTGCGCCGGTCGCGGGTTCGAAGCCGGTCGCGGCGACGACGGTCTTCCATGATGGGCAGGGTGCGTCGCGGTCGGCGGGGGAGTCGTATGTGTTCGATGAGTTCGGGCGGATGACCAGCCGGGTCGACCGGGTCCGGAACGACGCCGGGCAGCTGGACGCCACACGCACCGCGTACGAGTACGACCTGCGTGAGCGGCTGATCCGGTCGAGTGTGCACGAGAGCGACGCACCCGACAGCCGGGTCGTGCAACGCACCGAGTACGTGCCGACGGTGGGTGGGGACCTTGCCGCGGAGACGGTGATCACGAACCCCGACACGGCCGAGCAGGTCAGCACCACACGCCGGTTCGAGTACTCCGAGGTCGGTGAACTCCTCGCGATCGAGACCGACGGTGACCGGCGTGCGCAGCAGTTCGACGCCGACGGCAACCTGACCGTGTCCGGGGTCGGCGCCGCGTACGAATACGACGCCGCGAACCGCCCGATCGTGCAGACCACGATCGACGGCGTGCAGATCGGCACCAGGTACTGGGCCGATGGCAGCCGTCGTGAACGCACGACCGAGACCGGTTCGACCAGGTTCTACTGGGACGGGGCCACCCTGCTCAACGACGTCCACGAGACCACGGACGGCGAGGGCGGCACCGCGAGCTACCTGATCGGCACGAGCCGGCAGGCGCGCATCACCGATACCGGGGATGGGCCGGCGGTCACGTCGTACTACGGCACCGACCGGCACGGGAACGTCACCGAGCTCCTCGATCAGGATGGCGCGATCCGGACCTGGTACGCGTACTCCGATTACGGTGTGCCGACCATCACCGGTGCGCAGTCCACCCCGCTTCCCGGCGGTGTCGGCGAGCTCGGGTACAACCCGTTCCAGTACGCCGCGGAATACACGTACCGCGACGGCACCCAACCCCTCGGGCCGCGCACCTACGACCCCGTTCAGGCACGCTTCCTCACCGAAGACGCCGCGCCCCTGGCGAACCTCTACGCCTACGGCGACCTGAACCCGATCACCAACATCGATCCCAGTGGGCGGCAGTCGGAGGTCGACACATTCCGACTCGGCGCGGTCGCGGTCGGGTTCGCGATGGCGTTCGTCGGCGCGCTGGCGTTCCTGGCAAGCGGTGGCTTTGCTCTTGGCGCGCTCGGCATTGTCACGGGCGTGGTCGCCGGCGGCGACGCCGTGCTCGCCGGGTTCGAGGTGGCCCACGCGCTTGGGAAGGTGCAGTGGGTCGACAAGGAGGCAGTCGAGATCGCCTCATGGACCTTCGCCGCAGTGAGCGCCGCGCTCTTCATCGGCGCTGGTGTGACCAAGATCGCTCAGAGTGTCGGCAAGCGCCTCGACGCGGAAACGTTGATTCGAAGAATCGAGGGCCGTTCCATTGACCTCCAAAAGATCGGTGTCACTGAACTCGATAACGCCGTCAAAGCCGTCAACGACCTGAAGTTCCAGACGCATCTCGCGACGGTCACGCTCACGCTCGACGCGCACGTGGGGCGCGTGCTCAAGAGATTCATGACCCTCAGGACGAACTATACGAACCTCCCCGACCCCGGCAACGACGCCGCAAGAGCCGCGAACTACGACACGTTCGTGCAGAAGCTCGCTGACATCGACGCGAACCTCGTGATGTACGCAAAGGACGTGCAGAAGCACCTCACGAAGGCGCAGGCACGGCTGTCGAAGATCGACCCGCAGGGACATCACGCGATTCACGCTGGGACCGTCCGCACGGCTCTGGAGCAGGCTGATGAGGTGCTCGGCGTCAAGAAGGCTGTGGTCGACATCCCGGCGGACGCGCACACGGATTACCACGTTCCCTCCGCCGACAGCACCCCGCCAGCGACCAGGCACGTCAGCGGGGTCGGGGACGGCAAGCCAGCCCCTCTCAAGAGGGACAGCAGCTCGGGTGAAGACGGCGGCGACTACACCGGTGGTTGGTAA
- a CDS encoding carbohydrate ABC transporter permease, with amino-acid sequence MVTTDSPTRAAVTVDADASGRARRARRAPAPIARPVGRPGGVAGMVLVNAALVVAAIYFLLPIVWVLIAATKSPGDLYSTFGLWFSDAPQAWENLVSLFTQDGGAFSIWIVNSVIYSGVGALVATVISTAAGYAFAKYAFPAKETLFWTILGGVLVPATVIALPLYFLLNSVGLTGSYWSVLLPSMVSPFGVYLARIHANSSVPDEVIEAARIDGAGDLRIFASIATRMMTPAIVTIFLFQFVTIWNNYLLPLVMLNDTRRFPITLGLTLWNSQIQRDPAFTTLVVTGSAVSVILLVVLMVSLQRFWKADLTAGASKG; translated from the coding sequence ATGGTGACCACCGACTCCCCCACGCGCGCCGCGGTCACGGTCGACGCCGACGCCTCGGGCCGTGCGCGCCGCGCGCGCCGGGCTCCCGCGCCCATCGCACGACCGGTCGGCCGCCCCGGCGGCGTCGCCGGCATGGTGCTCGTCAATGCCGCGCTCGTCGTCGCGGCCATCTATTTCCTGCTGCCGATTGTGTGGGTGCTCATCGCGGCGACGAAGTCGCCCGGCGACCTGTACTCCACGTTCGGGCTGTGGTTCTCGGATGCGCCGCAGGCGTGGGAGAACCTCGTGTCGCTGTTCACGCAGGACGGTGGCGCGTTCTCGATCTGGATCGTGAACTCGGTCATCTACTCGGGCGTCGGCGCGCTCGTCGCGACGGTGATCTCGACCGCGGCGGGCTACGCATTCGCGAAGTACGCGTTCCCGGCAAAGGAGACGTTGTTCTGGACGATCCTCGGCGGCGTGCTGGTGCCCGCGACGGTCATTGCGCTGCCGCTGTACTTCCTGCTGAACTCGGTCGGGCTGACCGGCTCGTACTGGAGCGTGCTGCTGCCGTCGATGGTGAGCCCGTTCGGCGTGTACCTCGCGCGCATCCACGCGAACTCGTCGGTGCCCGACGAGGTGATCGAGGCCGCGCGTATCGACGGCGCCGGCGACCTGCGGATCTTCGCGTCGATCGCGACGCGCATGATGACGCCCGCGATCGTCACGATCTTCCTGTTCCAGTTCGTCACGATCTGGAACAACTACCTGCTGCCGCTCGTCATGCTGAACGACACGCGGCGGTTCCCGATCACGCTCGGGCTCACCCTCTGGAACTCGCAGATCCAGCGCGACCCGGCATTCACGACGCTCGTCGTGACCGGGTCGGCAGTGTCGGTGATCTTGCTCGTGGTGCTCATGGTCTCGTTGCAGCGCTTCTGGAAGGCGGATCTGACGGCGGGCGCCTCCAAGGGTTGA
- a CDS encoding ABC transporter substrate-binding protein, producing MSLRDHRRTRTGVALAGAVVATLALASCASGDASSDSSGSGEPVELTFQSWVPNIDQAVDAFNAAHDDIQVTLETITAGPDGGYAKMFSAVQAGSPADVAQVGYDAIPEFLVNDAVEDITEYVGDSADLFTDWQWQTGVFNDSVYAVPQASGPLGQFYRKDIFDSLGLAAPTTWDEYYEAAKVIRASDPNRYIAAFAFNQAPWLIGLSQQGGGEWFTPEDDAWTVAIDDEDTLKVAAFWQKLIDEDLVKLEADMSSEWNADIQNGNIASWISGSWADAIVRGTAPDTAGNWAAAPMPQWTAGENVSATWAGGSASIVLKGSEHPAEAAEFALWLNSDPESVSILTSVGAGWPAIKDTSAIESLQDDPEVFAFYGGQNIWEVFAESDAAVSTNWTWPPLSQTLFADLTDNVKAAVESGTPLPEAFTQTQADFVAALEGKGISVAE from the coding sequence ATGTCGCTTCGTGACCACCGGCGCACCCGCACCGGCGTCGCCCTCGCCGGAGCCGTCGTCGCGACGCTGGCTCTCGCCTCGTGCGCGAGCGGCGACGCCTCGTCCGACTCGTCGGGCTCGGGCGAGCCCGTCGAACTGACCTTCCAGTCCTGGGTCCCGAACATCGACCAGGCCGTCGACGCGTTCAACGCCGCGCACGACGACATCCAGGTGACGCTCGAGACCATCACGGCCGGCCCCGACGGCGGCTACGCGAAGATGTTCTCGGCCGTCCAGGCCGGCAGCCCCGCCGACGTCGCCCAGGTCGGGTACGACGCGATCCCCGAGTTCCTCGTGAACGACGCCGTCGAGGACATCACCGAGTACGTCGGCGACTCGGCCGACCTGTTCACCGACTGGCAGTGGCAGACCGGTGTCTTCAACGACTCGGTCTACGCCGTGCCGCAGGCCTCGGGCCCGCTCGGCCAGTTCTACCGCAAGGACATCTTCGACTCGCTCGGCCTCGCGGCGCCGACCACGTGGGACGAGTACTACGAGGCCGCCAAGGTCATCCGTGCCAGCGACCCGAACCGGTACATCGCGGCCTTCGCGTTCAACCAGGCACCGTGGCTGATCGGCCTCTCGCAGCAGGGCGGCGGCGAGTGGTTCACGCCCGAAGACGACGCCTGGACCGTCGCCATCGACGACGAGGACACCCTCAAGGTCGCCGCGTTCTGGCAGAAGCTCATCGACGAGGACCTCGTGAAGCTCGAGGCCGACATGTCGAGCGAGTGGAACGCCGACATCCAGAACGGCAACATCGCGAGCTGGATCTCGGGCTCCTGGGCCGACGCGATCGTGCGTGGCACCGCGCCCGACACGGCAGGCAACTGGGCCGCAGCGCCGATGCCGCAGTGGACCGCCGGTGAGAACGTGTCGGCGACGTGGGCCGGCGGCTCGGCCAGCATCGTGCTCAAGGGCTCGGAGCACCCCGCCGAGGCCGCCGAGTTCGCCCTCTGGCTGAACAGCGACCCCGAGTCGGTCTCGATCCTCACGAGCGTCGGCGCCGGCTGGCCTGCCATCAAGGACACGTCCGCGATCGAAAGCCTGCAGGACGACCCCGAGGTGTTCGCCTTCTACGGCGGGCAGAACATCTGGGAGGTCTTCGCCGAGTCCGACGCCGCGGTCTCGACGAACTGGACTTGGCCGCCGCTGTCGCAGACCCTGTTCGCCGACCTCACCGACAACGTGAAGGCCGCGGTCGAGTCGGGCACGCCGCTCCCCGAGGCGTTCACGCAGACGCAGGCCGACTTCGTCGCCGCGCTCGAAGGCAAGGGCATCTCGGTCGCCGAGTAG
- a CDS encoding FAD-dependent oxidoreductase → MITIGELRAIPIFAPLPDPTLVYLANAVEDIRLVPGEYFAHEGDERALFVVVEGGAEITKVVNGEERVIGRRKPGQFFGEVPMTLSTPFPASGRADRAARIVKLDVTAFYTVASMAPSIPARVASLARRYLDSLQDLAAEQPETEVRLVGPRQHARTHEIAGFLTRNQVAFERVTVDAPDTDRTGASWPILERADGARLVAPSLRAVAVAAGLEVEPTATDYDVVILGAGPAGLTAAVNAAAEGLRTVVIESLAPGGQAGTSTRIENYTGFPFGISGDDLASRALKQAKRLGAEIVVTRTVETIRPGRAGVALHEVVLDGGDTLRAPVVIVATGVAWRTLPVPGIERFLGNGVFYGAARSDAALAKGADVAIVGAGNSAGQAAIFFARHARTVTMLVRGPSLEASMSRYLIDQIGDHGGIAVETRSEIAALHGDRELASVDVYDRRAEHTTRRSFTVVFIMIGADAVTGWLPADVVRDAHGFTLTGTDASDAGAWPLDRRPFALETSVPGIFAIGDVRSGSVKRVAAGVGEGGMAIAFVHQYLALRRQPADA, encoded by the coding sequence ATGATCACGATCGGCGAACTCCGGGCCATCCCGATCTTCGCGCCCTTGCCCGATCCGACGCTCGTGTACCTCGCGAACGCGGTCGAGGACATCCGGCTGGTCCCCGGCGAGTACTTCGCGCACGAGGGCGACGAGCGGGCGCTGTTCGTCGTGGTCGAGGGCGGCGCCGAGATCACGAAGGTCGTCAACGGCGAGGAGCGCGTGATCGGGCGGCGCAAGCCCGGGCAGTTCTTCGGCGAGGTGCCGATGACGCTCAGCACGCCGTTCCCCGCGAGCGGCCGCGCCGACCGCGCCGCGCGGATCGTCAAGCTCGACGTGACGGCGTTCTACACCGTCGCCTCGATGGCGCCGTCGATCCCGGCGCGCGTCGCGTCGCTCGCGCGCCGCTACCTCGACTCCCTCCAGGACCTCGCCGCCGAACAACCCGAGACCGAGGTGCGACTCGTCGGGCCCCGGCAGCACGCACGCACGCATGAGATCGCAGGATTCCTCACCCGCAACCAGGTTGCCTTCGAGCGCGTGACCGTCGACGCGCCCGACACCGATCGAACCGGCGCCTCCTGGCCGATCCTCGAACGTGCCGACGGTGCACGGCTCGTCGCCCCGAGCCTGCGCGCGGTCGCCGTCGCGGCCGGGCTCGAGGTCGAGCCCACGGCCACCGACTACGACGTCGTCATCCTCGGCGCCGGGCCGGCCGGGCTCACCGCTGCGGTGAACGCCGCAGCCGAGGGGCTGCGCACCGTCGTGATCGAGTCGCTCGCGCCCGGCGGGCAGGCCGGCACTTCGACCCGCATCGAGAACTACACCGGGTTCCCGTTCGGCATCTCGGGCGACGACCTCGCGAGCCGTGCGCTCAAGCAGGCGAAACGTCTCGGCGCCGAGATCGTGGTGACGCGCACGGTCGAGACCATCCGGCCGGGCCGTGCGGGTGTTGCACTGCACGAGGTCGTGCTCGACGGCGGCGACACGCTGCGCGCCCCCGTCGTGATCGTCGCCACCGGCGTGGCGTGGCGCACACTGCCGGTCCCGGGCATCGAGCGGTTCCTCGGCAACGGCGTCTTCTACGGCGCCGCACGCAGCGACGCCGCGCTCGCGAAAGGCGCCGACGTGGCGATCGTCGGCGCGGGCAACTCCGCCGGACAGGCCGCGATCTTCTTCGCACGACACGCCCGCACCGTCACGATGCTGGTTCGCGGTCCATCGCTCGAGGCGAGCATGTCGCGCTACCTCATCGACCAGATCGGCGACCACGGCGGCATCGCCGTAGAGACGCGCAGCGAGATCGCGGCGCTGCACGGCGACCGCGAGCTGGCGTCCGTCGACGTCTACGACCGCCGGGCGGAGCACACGACCCGGCGTTCGTTCACGGTCGTCTTCATCATGATCGGCGCCGACGCGGTCACCGGCTGGCTGCCGGCGGACGTCGTGCGCGACGCGCACGGCTTCACGCTCACGGGCACGGATGCCTCGGACGCCGGCGCCTGGCCGCTCGACCGCCGGCCGTTCGCGCTCGAGACGAGCGTGCCCGGCATCTTCGCCATCGGCGACGTGCGCTCGGGCTCGGTCAAACGCGTCGCGGCGGGCGTCGGCGAAGGCGGCATGGCTATCGCCTTCGTGCACCAGTACCTCGCACTGCGCCGCCAGCCCGCCGACGCCTGA